In one Janibacter cremeus genomic region, the following are encoded:
- a CDS encoding PhoH family protein: MPRPDQPDLRALDSIRDDPRRDDSRSPTVQQTIVLPENVPMVSLLGPTDELLRTMERSFPKTEILVRGNEFRLRGPEDDLDVIDRLLEELMEVLEAGQPLGRDAVERSITMLRGRTRERPADVLTTNIVSNRGRTIRPKTLGQKHYVDAIGDNTVIFGIGPAGTGKTYLAMAKAVAALQAKEVNRIILTRPAVEAGEKLGFLPGTLGDKIDPYLRPLYDALHDMLDPESIPRLMAAGTIEVAPLAFMRGRTLNDSFIILDEAQNTSPEQMKMFLTRLGFGSKMVITGDTSQVDLPGGVKSGLKVVQRILSDIEGVHFAFLDASDVVRHRLVGEIVGAYDRYDATKGQQQ; encoded by the coding sequence ATGCCTCGACCAGACCAACCCGACCTGCGCGCCCTCGACTCGATCCGCGACGACCCGCGACGTGACGACAGCCGTTCGCCCACGGTGCAGCAGACGATCGTCCTGCCCGAGAACGTGCCCATGGTGAGCCTCCTGGGGCCGACCGACGAGCTGCTGCGGACGATGGAGCGGTCCTTCCCCAAGACCGAGATCCTCGTGCGCGGCAACGAGTTCCGCCTGCGCGGGCCGGAGGACGACCTCGACGTCATCGACCGGCTCCTCGAGGAGCTCATGGAGGTCCTCGAGGCCGGCCAGCCGCTGGGCCGCGACGCGGTCGAACGCTCGATCACGATGCTGCGGGGCCGCACCCGCGAGCGTCCCGCCGACGTGCTGACGACCAACATCGTCTCCAACCGCGGTCGCACGATCCGTCCCAAGACCCTCGGGCAGAAGCACTACGTGGACGCCATCGGTGACAACACGGTGATCTTCGGCATCGGCCCGGCCGGCACCGGCAAGACCTACCTGGCGATGGCCAAGGCGGTCGCGGCCCTGCAGGCCAAGGAGGTCAACCGCATCATCCTCACCCGGCCGGCCGTGGAGGCGGGGGAGAAGCTCGGCTTCCTCCCCGGCACGTTGGGCGACAAGATCGACCCCTACCTGCGCCCGCTCTACGACGCCCTGCACGACATGCTCGACCCGGAGTCGATCCCCCGGCTCATGGCCGCCGGGACCATCGAGGTCGCGCCGCTGGCCTTCATGCGCGGGCGCACGCTCAACGACTCCTTCATCATCCTCGACGAGGCGCAGAACACCTCGCCGGAGCAGATGAAGATGTTCCTCACCCGGCTGGGCTTCGGCTCCAAGATGGTCATCACCGGCGACACCAGCCAGGTCGACCTGCCGGGTGGCGTCAAGTCCGGCCTGAAGGTCGTCCAGCGCATCCTGTCCGACATCGAGGGGGTCCACTTCGCCTTCCTCGACGCGAGCGACGTCGTGCGCCACCGCCTCGTCGGGGAGATCGTGGGCGCCTACGACCGGTACGACGCGACGAAGGGTCAGCAGCAGTGA
- a CDS encoding DUF3097 domain-containing protein, producing the protein MNDRYGNDVLSGDWRSHGRLARPTSRPIEATHGTVVEDVETGWVGAVVAVEKAGGVHVVHLEDRRGKVRAFPLGAGFLQDGRPVALTAPRAAQRAALAQAEQAASRTASGSVAVRDAKARVARGSRIFVEGRHDAELVEKVWGHDLRIEGVVVEMLDGVDDLAAVIRDFSPGPGRRMGVLVDHLVPGTKESRIVEKANAVAPEHVLVVGHPYVDVWQSVRPQRLGMTTWPQIPRSVEWKRGICAHLGWAHDSQADIARAWKQILGTVRSYADLEPALLGRVEELIDFVTAE; encoded by the coding sequence GTGAACGACCGATACGGCAATGACGTGCTCTCCGGTGACTGGCGCTCCCACGGCCGCCTCGCCCGCCCCACCTCGCGCCCCATCGAGGCGACCCACGGCACCGTCGTGGAGGACGTCGAGACCGGCTGGGTCGGCGCGGTGGTCGCGGTGGAGAAGGCCGGGGGCGTCCACGTCGTCCACCTCGAGGACCGCCGCGGCAAGGTGCGTGCCTTCCCGCTGGGTGCGGGCTTCCTGCAGGACGGCCGGCCCGTGGCGCTCACCGCGCCCCGGGCGGCGCAGCGTGCGGCCCTGGCCCAGGCCGAGCAGGCCGCCTCGCGCACGGCCAGCGGGTCCGTCGCCGTACGTGACGCGAAGGCGCGGGTCGCCCGCGGGTCGCGGATCTTCGTCGAGGGCCGCCACGACGCCGAGCTCGTCGAGAAGGTGTGGGGCCACGACCTGCGCATCGAGGGGGTCGTCGTGGAGATGCTCGACGGTGTCGACGACCTCGCCGCGGTCATCAGGGACTTCTCCCCCGGTCCCGGGCGCCGGATGGGCGTGCTCGTCGACCACCTCGTGCCCGGCACGAAGGAGTCCCGGATCGTCGAGAAGGCCAACGCGGTGGCTCCCGAGCACGTCCTCGTCGTCGGCCACCCCTACGTCGACGTCTGGCAGTCGGTGCGCCCGCAGCGCCTCGGCATGACGACCTGGCCGCAGATCCCGCGCTCCGTGGAGTGGAAGCGCGGGATCTGCGCGCACCTGGGCTGGGCGCACGACTCCCAGGCCGACATCGCCCGCGCCTGGAAGCAGATCCTGGGCACCGTGCGCAGCTACGCCGACCTCGAACCGGCCCTGCTCGGCCGGGTCGAGGAGCTGATCGACTTCGTCACCGCCGAGTAA
- a CDS encoding 16S rRNA (uracil(1498)-N(3))-methyltransferase → MTAPLFLVDPGTLDGLGPDDVVELTGAEAHHAATVVRLRAGEEVLVADRGGARVHCVAASVAAGLVSLRVTGRADEPAPSLRLTLVQALAKDGRDEDAVEAVTELGIDGVVPWQADRSIVRWKGPKVDKGLRKWANVIERAAKQSRRGRWPDLGDLVTTPSLAERCAQEGVTPFVLHEEASTPLATVELPDAGEVLLVVGPEGGISPQEVDRLVEAGAVPVRLGSTVLRASSAGPAAVAVISTRTRWR, encoded by the coding sequence GTGACCGCACCCCTCTTCCTCGTCGACCCCGGGACCCTCGACGGGCTCGGGCCCGACGACGTCGTCGAGCTCACCGGGGCCGAGGCGCACCACGCCGCGACGGTCGTGCGGTTGCGGGCCGGCGAGGAGGTCCTCGTCGCCGACCGCGGCGGAGCGCGTGTGCACTGCGTCGCCGCGTCGGTGGCCGCCGGTCTCGTCTCGCTGCGCGTGACGGGACGGGCCGACGAGCCGGCCCCCTCCCTTCGCCTCACGCTCGTGCAGGCCCTCGCCAAGGACGGCCGTGACGAGGACGCCGTCGAGGCCGTGACCGAGCTCGGGATCGACGGGGTCGTGCCCTGGCAGGCGGATCGCTCGATCGTGCGGTGGAAGGGCCCGAAGGTCGACAAGGGCCTGCGCAAGTGGGCCAACGTCATCGAGCGCGCCGCCAAGCAGTCCCGGCGCGGGCGCTGGCCCGACCTCGGTGACCTCGTCACCACCCCCTCGCTCGCCGAGCGGTGCGCGCAGGAGGGGGTCACCCCCTTCGTCCTGCACGAGGAGGCGAGCACCCCGCTGGCGACCGTGGAGCTGCCCGACGCCGGGGAGGTCCTCCTCGTCGTCGGGCCCGAAGGGGGCATCTCGCCGCAGGAGGTCGACCGCCTCGTCGAGGCGGGGGCGGTGCCCGTCCGGCTCGGCAGCACGGTCCTGCGCGCCTCGAGCGCCGGTCCGGCGGCGGTCGCCGTCATCAGCACCCGCACCCGGTGGAGGTAG
- the era gene encoding GTPase Era translates to MSVDGAQWRAGFACLVGRPNAGKSTLTNALVGDKVAITSSKPQTTRHIIRGIVTRPEAHEQLILVDTPGLHKPRTLLGERLNDLVRETLLEVDVIGFCLPADQKIGPGDGFIASDLRELQRAKNVPVVAIATKSDAVDKQRLAEHLIAIDQLGDWAAIVPCSAVRGDQVDDVLAVLSQHLPPSPAPLYPEDAISDEPEERMIAELVREAALEGVRDELPHSLAVVVEEIVPREGRPDDSPMLDVRVHVFVERDSQKAIIIGRGGSRLREVGTTARQGIEKILGQRVFLDLHVKVAKDWQRDPKQMQRLGF, encoded by the coding sequence ATGAGCGTGGACGGTGCGCAGTGGAGGGCGGGCTTCGCCTGTCTCGTCGGACGGCCCAACGCCGGCAAGTCGACACTGACCAACGCCCTCGTCGGGGACAAGGTGGCGATCACCTCGAGCAAGCCCCAGACGACTCGGCACATCATCCGCGGGATCGTCACGCGCCCGGAGGCGCACGAGCAGCTGATCCTCGTCGACACCCCGGGGCTGCACAAGCCGCGCACGCTGCTGGGGGAGCGGCTCAACGACCTCGTCCGCGAGACGCTGCTCGAGGTCGACGTGATCGGCTTCTGCCTGCCGGCGGACCAGAAGATCGGCCCGGGTGACGGCTTCATCGCCTCCGACCTGCGCGAGCTGCAGCGGGCCAAGAATGTACCGGTCGTCGCCATCGCGACCAAGAGCGACGCCGTGGACAAGCAGCGCCTGGCCGAGCACCTCATCGCCATCGACCAGCTCGGGGACTGGGCGGCGATCGTGCCCTGCTCGGCCGTGCGCGGCGACCAGGTCGACGACGTCCTGGCTGTGCTGTCGCAGCACCTGCCACCCTCGCCCGCGCCGCTCTACCCCGAGGATGCCATCAGCGACGAGCCCGAGGAGCGGATGATCGCCGAGCTCGTGCGCGAGGCCGCGCTCGAGGGCGTGCGCGACGAGCTGCCTCACAGCCTCGCGGTCGTCGTGGAGGAGATCGTGCCGCGGGAGGGGCGCCCGGACGACTCGCCGATGCTCGACGTCCGCGTGCACGTCTTCGTCGAGCGCGACAGCCAGAAGGCGATCATCATCGGCCGGGGCGGCTCCCGCCTGCGGGAGGTGGGGACGACGGCCCGCCAGGGGATCGAGAAGATCCTCGGGCAGCGGGTCTTCCTGGACCTGCACGTCAAGGTGGCCAAGGACTGGCAACGGGACCCGAAGCAGATGCAGCGACTGGGGTTCTGA
- a CDS encoding BCCT family transporter yields the protein MTTDTSVHEGAEPPGTPDGSPPPQSKKAILAPRVFWPSAVLLGVFVGIAMIWPEQMDSVLSSLNGTIIGELGWFYVLVVSGFVFWSIWMAASPMGSIVLGDPEEDPEYSLPSWFAMLFAAGMGIGLMFWGVAEPLNHFASPPPGTSEDAAARAREAMDTTFLHWGLHAWAIYVVVGLSVAYAVHRKKRPVSIRWALEPIFGNKVKGVLGDVIDVLAIIGTLFGVATSLGFGVSQVGAGLGHLGVAEVSEETGSVSTSLLVILITGITAVAVVSVASGVDKGIRFLSNANMVIAALFLLVVLFLGPTSFLLGDFVQQIGSYLRNFFGLAFRTLAFEGSDGQSWLSGWTTFYWGWWISWSPFVGVFIARISRGRTVREFITGVLLVPTLVGMLWFSVLGGSGIHREIFGKGGIIADDGTVSTDLALFQLLDGLPASALLSWVAMLLVVVFFVTSSDSGSFVVDMLASGGQANPPVWSRVMWAVFEGTVAAALIIVGGAAGTGLSALQTMAILVAAPFSVVMVFMAWGTAKALMEEYGRVVHGRERRFRRSIKQEVKEEMDDLVRVITRRPPREGQTSAPPREK from the coding sequence ATGACGACAGACACGTCAGTCCACGAGGGGGCCGAGCCGCCGGGCACGCCCGACGGCTCCCCGCCCCCGCAGTCGAAGAAGGCCATCCTCGCCCCACGGGTCTTCTGGCCCTCGGCCGTCCTGCTGGGCGTCTTCGTGGGGATCGCGATGATCTGGCCGGAGCAGATGGACTCGGTCCTCAGCTCGTTGAACGGCACGATCATCGGCGAGCTCGGCTGGTTCTACGTCCTCGTCGTGTCCGGATTCGTCTTCTGGTCGATCTGGATGGCGGCCTCCCCGATGGGAAGCATCGTCCTCGGTGACCCGGAGGAGGACCCCGAGTACTCCCTCCCGTCCTGGTTCGCGATGCTCTTCGCCGCCGGCATGGGCATCGGCCTGATGTTCTGGGGGGTGGCCGAGCCGCTGAACCACTTCGCCAGCCCGCCGCCCGGCACGTCCGAGGACGCGGCCGCACGCGCCCGCGAGGCGATGGACACCACCTTCCTGCACTGGGGTCTGCACGCGTGGGCGATCTACGTGGTCGTCGGCCTGTCCGTCGCCTACGCGGTGCACCGCAAGAAGCGACCGGTCTCGATCCGGTGGGCACTCGAGCCGATCTTCGGCAACAAGGTCAAGGGTGTCCTCGGTGACGTCATCGACGTCCTGGCCATCATCGGGACCCTCTTCGGTGTCGCCACATCGCTCGGATTCGGTGTCTCCCAGGTCGGCGCCGGTCTGGGCCACCTCGGCGTGGCAGAGGTCTCCGAGGAGACCGGCAGCGTCTCCACGTCCCTGCTCGTCATCCTCATCACCGGCATCACGGCGGTCGCGGTCGTCTCGGTCGCCAGCGGCGTGGACAAGGGCATCCGTTTCCTGTCCAACGCCAACATGGTCATCGCGGCGCTGTTCCTGCTCGTCGTGCTCTTCCTGGGTCCGACCAGCTTCCTGCTGGGGGACTTCGTCCAGCAGATCGGCTCGTACCTGCGGAACTTCTTCGGTCTGGCCTTCCGGACCCTCGCCTTCGAGGGGAGCGACGGCCAGAGCTGGCTCTCGGGGTGGACGACCTTCTACTGGGGCTGGTGGATCAGCTGGTCGCCCTTCGTCGGCGTCTTCATCGCACGCATCTCCCGGGGCCGGACCGTGCGGGAGTTCATCACCGGAGTCCTCCTCGTGCCGACCCTCGTCGGGATGCTCTGGTTCTCCGTGCTCGGTGGGTCCGGCATCCACCGGGAGATCTTCGGCAAGGGCGGCATCATCGCCGATGACGGGACGGTCTCGACGGACCTGGCCCTCTTCCAGCTGCTCGACGGGCTGCCCGCATCGGCCCTGCTCAGCTGGGTCGCCATGCTCCTCGTCGTCGTCTTCTTCGTCACGAGCTCGGACTCCGGCTCCTTCGTCGTCGACATGTTGGCCTCGGGCGGCCAGGCGAACCCGCCGGTGTGGAGCCGCGTCATGTGGGCGGTCTTCGAGGGCACGGTCGCCGCGGCGCTCATCATCGTCGGCGGTGCCGCAGGCACCGGGTTGTCGGCCCTGCAGACGATGGCCATCCTCGTCGCCGCTCCGTTCAGCGTCGTCATGGTCTTCATGGCCTGGGGGACGGCCAAGGCCCTCATGGAGGAGTACGGCCGGGTCGTCCACGGTCGGGAGCGCCGCTTCCGCAGGTCGATCAAGCAGGAGGTCAAGGAGGAGATGGACGATCTCGTCCGCGTCATCACGCGCCGGCCGCCACGCGAGGGCCAGACGTCGGCGCCGCCGCGGGAGAAGTAG
- the fabG gene encoding 3-oxoacyl-ACP reductase FabG, translating into MSATRTAVVTGAARGIGRAVAHRLATDGHHVAVLDLDESACQVVADEITEGGGTALAVGVDVSDPEQVEAGVARVAEELGAPTLLVNNAGIIRDNMLFKMPVEDWDAVMAVHLRGAFLMTKACQAHMTQEKYGRIVNLSSTSALGNRGQVNYSAAKAGMQGFTKTLAIELGKFGVTANAIAPGFIQTDMTAATAERIGVPFEDFLAHAAKETPVQRVGQPEDIAATASFLLSEEAGFVSGQVIYVAGGPRD; encoded by the coding sequence ATGAGCGCCACCCGCACCGCCGTCGTCACCGGAGCCGCCCGCGGCATCGGTCGCGCCGTCGCCCACCGACTGGCCACCGACGGTCACCACGTCGCCGTGCTCGACCTCGACGAGTCCGCCTGCCAGGTCGTCGCCGACGAGATCACCGAGGGTGGTGGCACCGCCCTCGCCGTGGGCGTCGACGTGTCGGACCCCGAGCAGGTCGAGGCCGGCGTGGCCCGGGTCGCCGAGGAGCTCGGCGCGCCGACGCTCCTGGTCAACAACGCCGGCATCATCCGGGACAACATGCTCTTCAAGATGCCCGTCGAGGACTGGGACGCCGTGATGGCGGTGCACCTGCGCGGAGCCTTCCTCATGACCAAGGCCTGCCAGGCGCACATGACGCAGGAGAAGTACGGCCGCATCGTCAACCTCTCCTCGACGTCGGCACTCGGCAACCGCGGCCAGGTCAACTACTCGGCGGCAAAGGCCGGCATGCAGGGCTTCACCAAGACCCTGGCCATCGAGCTGGGCAAGTTCGGCGTCACGGCCAACGCCATCGCCCCCGGGTTCATCCAGACCGACATGACCGCTGCCACCGCGGAGCGCATCGGGGTGCCCTTCGAGGACTTCCTCGCGCACGCCGCCAAGGAGACCCCGGTCCAGCGGGTCGGGCAGCCGGAGGACATCGCCGCGACGGCGTCCTTCCTGCTGTCCGAGGAGGCCGGCTTCGTCTCCGGCCAGGTCATCTACGTCGCGGGTGGCCCGCGCGACTGA
- the dnaJ gene encoding molecular chaperone DnaJ, whose translation MNDYYEDLGVSREASPEEIKRAYRKLARTLHPDVNPGEDAEERFKRVSQAYDVLSDETKRRQYDMGGDPYGGAHDGFGAGFSFSDIMEQFFGAQAGGGGRGPRSRRSRGQDGLVGLEVDLATAVFGGQEDLTIDTATACAACDGDGAQPGTGRRTCDTCAGRGEIQQVQRSFLGQVMTSRPCPTCQGFGEVIPSPCHECSGQGRVRSRRTMTVKIPAGVDSGTRIHLSGEGEVGPGGGPAGDLFVELRVADHDTFTRRGDDLHASVPVPMTAAALGVDMSFMTFDGEQEITIKRGTQPGDTIILPGLGVTHLRHEGRGDLIIHVDVRTPTRLDADQEDLLRRLASVRDEEQPDGQLDDVDAGFVGRLRSAFKR comes from the coding sequence GTGAACGACTACTACGAGGACCTCGGCGTCAGCCGCGAGGCCAGCCCAGAGGAGATCAAGCGGGCCTACCGCAAGCTCGCCCGCACCCTGCACCCGGACGTGAACCCGGGGGAGGACGCCGAGGAGAGGTTCAAGCGCGTCTCCCAGGCGTACGACGTGCTCTCCGACGAGACCAAGCGCCGCCAGTACGACATGGGCGGGGACCCCTACGGCGGGGCGCACGACGGCTTCGGCGCGGGCTTCAGCTTCAGCGACATCATGGAGCAGTTCTTCGGCGCCCAGGCCGGCGGCGGCGGCCGGGGGCCGCGCTCCCGGCGCTCGCGCGGCCAGGACGGCCTCGTCGGGCTGGAGGTCGACCTGGCGACCGCCGTCTTCGGCGGCCAGGAGGACCTGACCATCGACACCGCCACCGCGTGCGCGGCGTGCGACGGCGACGGCGCCCAGCCGGGCACCGGTCGGCGCACCTGTGACACCTGCGCCGGTCGCGGCGAGATCCAGCAGGTGCAGCGCTCCTTCCTCGGCCAGGTCATGACCAGCCGTCCGTGCCCCACCTGCCAGGGCTTCGGCGAGGTCATCCCCAGCCCGTGCCACGAGTGCTCCGGCCAGGGCCGCGTGCGCAGCCGCCGCACGATGACGGTCAAGATCCCCGCCGGCGTCGACTCCGGCACCCGCATCCACCTCTCCGGCGAAGGGGAGGTCGGTCCCGGGGGTGGGCCGGCCGGCGATCTCTTCGTCGAGCTGCGGGTCGCCGACCACGACACCTTCACCCGCCGCGGCGACGACCTGCACGCGTCCGTGCCGGTGCCGATGACGGCTGCCGCGCTCGGCGTCGACATGAGCTTCATGACCTTCGACGGGGAGCAGGAGATCACCATCAAGCGGGGCACGCAGCCGGGTGACACCATCATCCTGCCCGGTCTGGGCGTGACCCACCTGCGTCACGAGGGCCGGGGTGACCTGATCATCCACGTCGACGTGCGGACACCGACGCGGCTGGACGCCGACCAGGAGGACCTGCTGCGTCGGCTCGCGAGCGTGCGCGACGAGGAGCAGCCCGACGGCCAGCTCGACGACGTGGACGCCGGCTTCGTCGGCCGGTTGCGCTCGGCCTTCAAGCGCTGA
- the ybeY gene encoding rRNA maturation RNase YbeY, with amino-acid sequence MSIEVLNETDQEVDEREFVEISRYVLGEMRVHPQAELCIRMVDEDTMTVLHEQWMDLPGPTDVMSFPMDELEPGREGEEPQEGILGDIVLCPSVAAKQAVEAGHATIEEMLLLTTHGILHLLGFDHAEPEDEKEMFELQRQLLLTFLAGRGRETRA; translated from the coding sequence GTGAGCATCGAGGTCCTCAACGAGACCGACCAGGAGGTCGACGAACGCGAGTTCGTCGAGATCTCCCGCTACGTCCTGGGAGAGATGCGGGTCCACCCGCAGGCCGAGCTGTGCATCCGCATGGTCGACGAGGACACCATGACCGTCCTGCACGAGCAGTGGATGGACCTGCCCGGCCCGACCGACGTCATGAGCTTCCCGATGGACGAGCTCGAGCCCGGCCGTGAGGGTGAGGAGCCCCAGGAGGGGATCCTCGGTGACATCGTCCTGTGCCCCTCCGTGGCCGCGAAGCAGGCCGTCGAGGCCGGCCACGCGACGATCGAGGAGATGCTCCTGCTGACCACGCACGGCATCCTGCACCTCCTGGGCTTCGACCACGCGGAGCCCGAGGACGAGAAGGAGATGTTCGAGCTGCAGCGGCAGCTGCTCCTCACCTTCCTCGCGGGTCGCGGGAGGGAGACCCGGGCGTGA
- a CDS encoding hemolysin family protein — protein MTGFIVGAVIAIVAAFVLTLIDAAIGSASRVAAEEADSEGRRGATELRAILAESAGPISVIAFLRAIAEASAAVLIALVVVDQVERTWLALIISVAIMVVVTFMLVGVSPRTLGQQHSTPIALAAAPFVIWLRRILGPFARLLVTLSNAFTPGGGYRDGPFRSEAELRDLLDLAGENALIEDEERDMLHSVFELGDTLAHEVMVPRTDMITIESDKPARKGLNLFIRSGFSRVPVVGESSDDIVGLLYLKDVVRSLLADEGTADRPVSTFMRPAPFVPESKPVDELLREMQVNQTHAAIVVDEYGGTAGLVTIEDILEEIVGEIADEYDREGPGVEDLGGGRHRVPAAFGVDDLAELYDVDLEDEEVDTVGGLLGKVTGRVPISGSHCEVAGLSLTAEKMSGRRHRIATVIVERAVTQDADEMDQEIGA, from the coding sequence GTGACCGGTTTCATCGTCGGCGCGGTCATCGCGATCGTCGCCGCGTTCGTCCTCACGCTGATCGACGCCGCGATCGGCTCCGCCTCCCGCGTCGCCGCCGAGGAGGCCGACAGCGAAGGGAGACGCGGTGCCACGGAGCTGCGCGCCATCCTCGCCGAGAGCGCCGGCCCCATCTCGGTCATCGCCTTCCTGCGGGCCATCGCCGAGGCGTCGGCGGCCGTGCTCATCGCCCTCGTCGTCGTCGACCAGGTCGAGCGCACCTGGCTCGCGCTCATCATCTCCGTGGCGATCATGGTCGTCGTCACCTTCATGCTCGTCGGGGTCTCCCCGCGCACCCTGGGACAGCAGCACAGCACCCCGATCGCCCTGGCCGCCGCCCCCTTCGTCATCTGGCTGCGGCGCATCCTCGGCCCCTTCGCACGGCTGCTGGTCACCCTCAGCAATGCCTTCACGCCCGGCGGCGGCTACCGGGACGGGCCCTTCCGCTCGGAGGCCGAGCTGCGCGACCTGCTCGACCTCGCGGGGGAGAACGCCCTCATCGAGGACGAGGAGCGCGATATGCTCCACTCGGTCTTCGAGCTCGGTGACACCCTCGCCCACGAGGTGATGGTCCCGCGCACCGACATGATCACCATCGAGTCGGACAAGCCGGCGCGCAAGGGACTCAACCTCTTCATCCGCTCGGGCTTCTCCCGGGTGCCCGTCGTCGGCGAGTCCAGCGACGACATCGTCGGGCTGCTCTACCTCAAGGACGTCGTGCGCTCCCTGCTGGCGGACGAGGGGACGGCGGACAGGCCGGTCTCGACGTTCATGCGACCGGCCCCCTTCGTCCCCGAGAGCAAGCCCGTCGACGAGCTGCTGCGCGAGATGCAGGTCAACCAGACGCACGCCGCGATCGTCGTCGACGAGTACGGCGGCACCGCGGGCCTCGTGACGATCGAGGACATCCTCGAGGAGATCGTCGGTGAGATCGCCGACGAGTACGACCGGGAGGGGCCCGGTGTGGAGGACCTCGGTGGCGGGCGCCACCGCGTCCCGGCCGCCTTCGGCGTGGACGACCTCGCCGAGCTCTACGACGTGGACCTCGAGGACGAGGAGGTCGACACCGTCGGGGGGCTCCTCGGCAAGGTGACCGGCCGGGTGCCGATCAGCGGCTCGCACTGCGAGGTGGCAGGGTTGTCGCTCACGGCTGAGAAGATGTCCGGACGACGGCACCGCATCGCGACCGTCATCGTCGAGCGTGCGGTGACGCAGGACGCGGACGAGATGGACCAGGAGATCGGGGCATGA
- the hrcA gene encoding heat-inducible transcriptional repressor HrcA, with the protein MSDERRMAVLSAIVEDYVQTSEPVGSRALLDRHRLNVSAATVRNDMAALEDAGLIVAPHTSAGRIPTDAGYRLFVDRLQAIRPMSRGERAAITDYLEGADELDAVLDRTVRLLSTLTRQVAVVQYPSLTRSTVKHIELVPMNDTRLMVVVIMGTGRVEQRVVPTGVDYTDGPGLDALSRARARINAATRDRRLTEALEALGTLHDEDTDTEDALTAGVLAALGDALAEERETKVALAGTANLARSSSDFPMTLEPVLDALEQHVVLLKLLSVEAGQDEAGVSVRIGSENPVSGLHTTSLVTSGYGSGDEQVGTVGVLGPTRMDYPATMAQVRAVATYLSRIMDT; encoded by the coding sequence ATGAGTGACGAGCGGCGGATGGCCGTGCTCAGCGCCATCGTGGAGGACTACGTGCAGACGTCGGAGCCCGTCGGCTCGCGGGCGCTGCTCGACCGGCACCGGCTCAACGTGTCGGCGGCGACCGTGCGCAACGACATGGCCGCACTCGAGGACGCGGGCCTCATCGTCGCCCCGCACACGTCCGCCGGCCGGATCCCCACGGATGCCGGGTACCGCCTCTTCGTCGACCGGCTGCAGGCCATCCGGCCGATGTCGCGGGGCGAGCGGGCTGCCATCACCGACTACCTCGAGGGCGCCGACGAGCTCGACGCCGTCCTGGACCGCACGGTGCGCCTGCTGTCGACGTTGACCCGCCAGGTCGCCGTCGTGCAGTACCCGTCCCTGACCCGCAGCACCGTCAAGCACATCGAGCTGGTGCCGATGAACGACACCCGGCTGATGGTGGTCGTCATCATGGGCACCGGCCGGGTCGAGCAGCGGGTCGTGCCGACCGGGGTCGACTACACCGACGGCCCCGGCCTCGATGCGTTGTCCCGGGCGCGTGCCCGGATCAACGCCGCGACCCGCGACCGGCGCCTCACCGAGGCGCTCGAGGCGCTCGGCACCCTCCACGACGAGGACACCGACACCGAGGACGCGCTCACCGCCGGTGTGCTGGCGGCGCTCGGCGATGCCCTCGCCGAGGAGCGCGAGACCAAGGTCGCCCTCGCGGGGACGGCCAACCTCGCCCGCAGCTCCAGCGACTTCCCGATGACGCTGGAGCCCGTCCTGGACGCCCTGGAGCAGCACGTCGTGCTGCTGAAGCTGCTCAGCGTCGAGGCCGGCCAGGACGAGGCGGGTGTCTCCGTGCGCATCGGCTCGGAGAACCCCGTGAGCGGCCTGCACACGACCTCGCTGGTCACCTCGGGCTATGGCTCGGGCGACGAGCAGGTCGGTACCGTCGGGGTGCTCGGCCCGACGCGCATGGACTACCCGGCGACGATGGCGCAGGTGCGCGCTGTCGCCACCTACCTCTCGCGGATCATGGACACCTGA
- a CDS encoding trimeric intracellular cation channel family protein, translating into MTESPAAVPEIIRLLDLLGVLANGLLGGAVARRFNLDPVGFAVLAIVSALGGGAIRDVLLSLQPIALTDLDYLTVALVAAGIAFLVPLEGRRWRQLFPWVDAIALGTWAVVGTQKAMLYDIHWLPAILLGVLTACGGGAVRDMMLGRVPVILQQSELYASAAFVAGAVFVLLEVVVPGTGASLIAVAVGGGICLLARKRGWRLPTEPRWIAVRPKE; encoded by the coding sequence ATGACTGAGTCGCCTGCCGCGGTGCCGGAGATCATCCGGCTGCTCGACCTGCTCGGTGTGCTCGCCAACGGCCTGCTCGGGGGCGCCGTCGCCCGCCGGTTCAACCTCGACCCGGTCGGATTCGCCGTCCTGGCGATTGTCTCCGCCCTCGGCGGCGGCGCGATCCGCGACGTGCTGCTCAGCCTCCAGCCCATCGCCCTGACCGACCTGGACTACCTCACGGTCGCCCTCGTCGCCGCCGGCATCGCCTTCCTCGTCCCCCTCGAGGGGCGACGCTGGCGCCAGCTCTTCCCCTGGGTCGACGCGATCGCTCTGGGCACCTGGGCCGTCGTCGGCACGCAGAAGGCGATGCTGTACGACATCCACTGGCTGCCGGCGATCCTGCTGGGCGTGCTCACCGCCTGCGGTGGCGGTGCCGTGCGCGACATGATGCTCGGGCGCGTGCCGGTGATCCTGCAGCAGTCCGAGCTCTACGCGAGCGCCGCCTTCGTCGCGGGCGCGGTCTTCGTCCTGCTCGAGGTCGTCGTCCCCGGCACGGGCGCCTCGCTCATCGCCGTCGCCGTGGGTGGCGGCATCTGCCTGCTCGCACGCAAGCGGGGCTGGCGGCTGCCGACCGAGCCCCGGTGGATCGCGGTGCGTCCCAAGGAGTGA